A window of Deltaproteobacteria bacterium genomic DNA:
GCTATTGTTGCTATAAGACCCCGATGAGCGACCAACGGCGCCGCCTCGCCATCAGAGGGCTGATCTTCATTGTTCTGGTAGCGCTGCTGTTCTTCTTTAGCCGCTATATTCCTCGGCCATTCAGCGCCTTCGCCCCTGCCAGCGAAGATCTCGACGACTTCGAGGGGATTTATGCCAGCAGCGATAAGCTCAGCAAGTTCTTGCAAAACCTCGGCCCCTACTCGCCGGCAGTATTCGTCCTATTACAAGTCTTACAAGTGGTGGCCGCGCCAGTTCCCGGCGAGCTCACCGGCGTCGCCGGCGGTTATGTCTACGGCGAAACGGTGGGTTTTTTGTTGTCGACGGTTGGACTTTCCCTAGGCTCGTGGTTGGCCTTTGAGCTGGCGAGTATTTTGGGCCGGCCTTTTGTCGAGCGTTTCGTCAAACGTGACGTGCTCGAGAAGTTCAACTTCCTCACCAGCAGCACCGGCGTGGTGATTTGCTTTGTGCTGTTTTTGTTCCCCGGTTTTCCCAAGGATTATCTTTGCTACGTACTCGGCTTGAGCCGCATGAAGGTCGGCACGTTCTTGTTCGTATCCATCATCGGCCGAATCCCCGGCACTTATCTGCTCACCATGCAGGGTGCGACCATCGCCAATCAACAGTACAGCACATTCGCGATTATCTCTGTGGCATCGGTGGCGATCTTGGGGGTCGCCTATTTCTATCGCAATCAGATTTTCGACTGGGTCAAACGGCGCGAGGAACCGAAATAAACATCGTTAAAGTCCAGTACCGCGGGTCAGAAAGTAAAAAATCGGCGACACCACGATGCGATACCAAGCGAACGGCGCGAGCCGGCCGCGGCTGAGAAAACTGACGAAGCCTTTGACGGTAATAAAAGCGACGACAAATGAGATCACGAAGCCGATGCCCAGAGCGACTAAATCTTCACCAGCCAGTTGGCCGCGCATTTTGATCAGCTCGTAACCGCTGGCGGCGCACAACACCGGCACGGCGATTAAAAAAGAAAACTCAGCCGCGCCTTTGCGGTCGAGGCCGAGCAGCATGCCGCCGACAATCGTCGCCGCCGCCCGCGATGTCCCCGGCCACAAGGCGAGAACTTGAAACAGACCGATACCGAAAGCCTGCATCAGTGAAATGTCCTCCAGGGCGACCGAACGCCGCTGGGCGATGGAGCGCTCGACCAGCAGAATCGCCACGCCGCCAACCAACAAGGCCACCGACACCGCTTCGGGATTGAACAAGCGCTCCTTGATCGCGTGGCGCGCGACAAAGGCGATCGACAACGCCGGAAACGTCGCCATGACGATGCGCAAGATTCCCGGCCAACCCTTTAAATTCGAACCCGAGCCGAGCAGCGATTGGCCGGAAATCGGCATCAGCCCGGCGAATCGGTGCCAATAAAGAAACACCACCGAGAGAATGGCGCCCAATTGGATCGCCACTTCGAAGCTCGACGCTTTGTCGCCGACAAAGCCAAGCATGTGGCCGGCGATAATCAAATGGCCGGTCGACGACACCGGCAAAAACTCCGTTACCCCTTCGACCACACCCAACACCGCTGCGATTGTCCAACTATTCATAATTGTCCTTCCGGTAGCTGCTCTGGTTGCGAGCCCTTGTTGTTGCCGCCATCGAGTTTAAGGTTTCCAAAGTACCACGTAATCGTTGACCATGCCGACCTGTTTGGGCGCGGCGCCAATTTCCGCTTCGAGACGAGCGCGATTTTTTTCCTTAACCAAGATCACCATCGGTCGTTTGACGCTTTTCCACTGTTCGCGAAACTCGTCGAAATCCAACAACGCCCGGCCGCGCGGACCGATAGGCTCTGCCCGTTTGCCCAGGGCGTAAAAATTCCCCAAAAACGTCCGCTTCTTGTTGCGATAGGTCACCACCCAGAGCGGTTTCTCGGCGCGCAGATAAAAAGCCATGCCCGATTGAAAGGTATCGTAAAACACCACTTGGGTGTCAGGCCGAACCATCGCCGCAGCTTTTTCCGCCAAACCCTTAGCCGAGCGCGCCGAAGCGGGCGCGCTAATTACCTGCGCGACAAAAGCCAAGGACGCGACCAAGGCACAGGCTTGAACGACAAAGAGTTGCTCCTGGCGGAAAGTTTTCCGTGTTGCTTGCCAGCACGCAAGCAGAGTCAGGGTTATGGCAACCATGATGCCATAAAGCCAGACCGGATGGGTTAGCACGCTGACACCGCTGCCTATAGTACGCGGCAAGATTGCCGGATAAACGATCCCAATGACAAAATAGCATGCCACGAGCCCATGGCAGCCCAAAGTGAGCAGCAGCGCGCGCTGGGCTTTTTTTGGCGATTCGCGGCAAAGATTGACCAGCGGCACGGCGATCAACAACGACAAGGCCGGGAAAATCGGCAGAATGTAGTGCGGCAGTTTTGACCTGGAGAGGGAAAAAAACAACAACGGCAAAGCCGCCCAGAGCACGACAAACAAAGTCTTGTCGTCAAGCGCCTTGCGGCGCCAACCGGCAAGCAGCGTGGGCAGCAACAAGGTCCAGGGAAACAATCCGACCAAGCCGACGACGATGAAATAATACCATGGCTGGCTGCGATCGAATTCGTCGCTGGCGAAGCGGCCGAAATGTTCGTCCCAAAAATAATAGCGCAAATAACCGTCATGGCGCGCGCCGACTTCGAGATACCAAGGCAATACTAAGAGGAGAAACAGCAAGACGCCGGGAAGCAGATAAATGCGCCGCAGCATCGCCCACTGCCGCGTGAGCAAGAGATAAGCAAATATCACCATGCCGGGAACAACGATGCCGATAAGCCCTTTGATCAAAGTCGCGGCGCCGAGCGCACTGTAGAGCAGCAGACACATCCCTCTACGCCGCTGGAGATTTTCACAGTGGCCGGCGTCGTAAAAAGCGCACAGCGCCAGAGTCAGGAAAAACGTCAACGGCATGTCAAAGATGACGATGCGCGCGAGAATAAAAAATTCCGCGCTGGTGAGCAGAATCAACGCGCTCCACAGCGCCGGCCAGCGTCCCCAATGGTCGCGGGCGAAAAAATAAACCAGGCCGACGCAGCCCAACGCGGCGAGCGCCGACGGCAAGCGCGCCGCCCATTCGGAAATGCCAAGGAGTTTCAACGACAGCGCGATCAACCAGTAAAAAAAAATCGGCTTGTCGAGCACCGGATGAAAGTTGTCATGGGGCGTGACCCAGTCTTGGAGCACGAGAATTTCCCGCGCCTTCTCGGAATTTCGCCCCTCGTCGGGTTCGAACAACGGCGCGGCGCCGAGTTGGAAAAATAGAATGAAAATCGCACAAGCGAAAACTATCCAAGGCAGCCAGCTCGCCAACCGGTCGAATCGATCGTCATGCTCGGCAATAGCGGTTTGTGAGTTCGATATCTGGACGATGTTGATCACCGGCGGGCTCAGAGTCTGTTTGCACCATCAGGTTTACCTGACATGGGGCCATTTGCAAGCCGATTTGGCTCGGCGCTGCGACTGAATCAACGTCATTCAACGCGCGTTGACTTAGCCCAAACCGAGGCGTAGCGTAAACGCCTCTGCGTTGGAGCGCCGCGCGGTTCGGTCATTTTGCCGCAACCATACAGCGGCTCCACGCGCGCCGCGAGAACGATGATGAAGTAACGACGACGACACCATAGCGTCGTCCCGAGTTCCGCTAATTCTCCATGATACACCGTGCGCCCAACGCCGCCGATTTCGTTTTGGCCGCGCTACTGCTTTTCATGCCGCCACCGGCACAGGCCCAACAACCGGTGGCGAGTTTTTACTACGACGAGCGCGGCAAAGTCATCCGCCAGGAACAAGACACCAATGGCGACGGCAAAATGGATCGTTGGACCCATTACGACAGCCAAGGCCAAACCCTCCGTGTCGAACAAGATGTCAACTTCGATGGCAAAGTCGATCTGATCGTCCACTACGAAACCGGCAAAGCGGTTCGCCAAGAAAGCGCCAGTAAGAACGACGGCAAAATCGACACCTGGCTTTTTTTCGACGCCAACGGGGAAATCCAACGCAAAGGCCAAGACACCGACGGCTCGGGGCAACCGAGTTTGTGGGTTTATTATCAAAACGGTCATCCGGTGCGCAGCGAAGAAAATATCAAGTCAGCCGGTAAAGCGACTCGCACGGTGCACTTCAAAGACGGCAAGATCAGCCACATCGACGAAGATACTAACGGCGATGGCAAGGCCGATAGTTTTTCCTATTTCGACAACGGTCAGCTCGTGCGCAAAGAACTCGACCGCAAAAACAACGGCAAGATCGATCTGCGGGGTTACTATCAAGACGGCCGGCTGGTCAAACAAGAAGAAGACCTGCGCGGCGACGGCAAGGTGAGCCGCATGGTTTATTTTCAGGGCGAAGCGGTGGTCCGCCGCGAAGAGGACAGCGCCGGGCGCGGCCGCATGGATATGATCGAGATTTTTTCTCAGGGCAGTATCACCAAACGGCTACGCGATAGCAAAGCGAGCGGCAAATGGGACACGGTTTACTATTTTCAAGATAATCAGCTGGTACGTGAAGAGCGCGACAGCGATGGCGATGGCATCTTCGATTTGCGCATCCTTTACGACCAGGGGCAAATCGTCGCCCAGGAAGCCGACACCAACGGCGACCGGCGCGTCGATGTTTGGGTCAAATTTGCCAACGGCGAGCAAGTCGAACAGCTCGAAGATCAAAAAAAACAAGGCAAGATTACCGCCCGCTACAGTTTTAAAAATGGCCAAGTGGTCAGCCAAGAACAAGTCGACGACGGCGAAGCGCCGAGAAAGTCCGCGCCATTCGGCACGGTTGAAGAGGAGCTTCGAAGTATGGCAGGCTACAAATATTAGAGATTTCAAAGTTCTCTGCCACTCGCAGCAAGTGTGAATTTGCCCCGGGAACAAGAAATCAAGTAGAATCGGTTTTGTAAAGTTTGAATTATGAGATCCGAATTACTTTGTCTGTATCTGGTAATTGTGCTGTTGGCAGGTTGCACATCTTCTTCACCTGTCCAGTATCCGCCAGGATCACGACCCTATCCTTCTCAGGGCCCAATCCCGACTAGTCCAGGGCAATCTGGTGTGAATAGTACCCAACAGAATCAACAAGACAGTTCTCGTCGATGGGAACACGCCATCAACAGTGCAAATAAAGGAGCTGTATTAGGGGGCATGTTCGGTGGTCCATTCGGTAGCGCTGGCCTTGGAGCATTAGGGTTGCTCTACGGAATAATTACCGCCGATACAAAAATCGAGGAAGAAAATGCGCAAGCTCAAGCGGCCTACCAGAAATTGACGGAAGAAGGGAGATTGCGTTACGGGAAGGAGCTCGATAAAGACCAACAGCTCGAGGCCGCCATCGAGCAAGAGCTGGCGCGCCAGCGCGAGCTGGAAAATCAAGTCACTGGAACCGCTGGAACGGCGCCGGTGCAAACGCCAATGCGCGCAAGCAACGCGCCACAGCAACGAACAGTCAGTGGCAATCCGCCCGCGGCGAATTCCGCGCCCCAGAATGTTCAAGTTGCCGCACTCATCAAATCGCTACCGCCGCAGCCGTTTAAAAATGTCGAAATGCGCGATGTCAATGGTGACGGCGTTCCGGATCTGTGGATTTATTACGATCCGCAAAAGCCTGGCGAAGTGATGCGCCAAGAAGAAGCTAGCAAAGGCGATGGCCGGGTCGACACCTGGAGTTATTTCAAAGACGGCCAATTGATTCGCCGCGATGTCGACAGTAAAGGACGCGGCCGACCCGATACGGTTTTCAGTTATGACAAGGATCAAATCGTCCGCGAAGAGCGCGATGAAGACGGCCAGGGCCGCATGACCTATCGTGCCAGCTTTCAGAACGGCCGCCTTGCCAAAGTGGAAAAGGACACCACCGGCAGCGGTCGCGCCGATCTGTGGATTTACTACGACAGCAGCCGCGACGGCGAAGTGGTGATCAAAGAAGAACGCGATCTCAACGGCGACGGCGCCGCCGATCTGTGGAGCTATTTTGAAAATGGTCGATTGGTACGCCGTGATGTCAGCGCCATCGGCCTGGAAATTCTCTCCAAGCAGGAGCAGCTGCCGGCGCCCACCGCTGGACTCAAACCGCTCTCGACTCCCGGCAGCTAAACATGCTCGACAACACTTCCAGCGAATGGGGAGAGTCGGAACTTTCCTCGCTCTTTCGCAGCCGGTTTTTATTTTCTTCGCTGCTGTTTCATGCACTGTTATTTTATGTCGCGCTCCACGCCGGCAGTCTCGCGCTGCCCAAAGCGGAAAACAATCCGCCGATTTCCGTACAGCTGATGGAAGTGCGCAGCGGCTTGGACACCAAGAGCATCGGCCCTGGGCAGGGCGCCGGCGGTCCGCGCACCATGCCGAAATTGGGCGTACCGATCCCACCGGCTGAGCGCGTTGGCAAGATCGACAGCGGCTCAGTGGAAACCAACGTCCCGGCGCCGACAACGAATAATGTCGAAGCCGTGCCGCCGCCAAAACCGGTCGCATTGCCTGGACCGAAAGTCTTGGCCCTCGACACGCGCCGCGAAGCGATCAACAGCAAAGAAACCTCAGCCGACTCGCTAGTCCGACTTCCGACCAAGGAAAGCGCTACCCATTTGCCGGCCAACGCCGCCGCCGATCTCGACGCCCATCAAAGAAGCCTAGCCGCGCTCAAAGGCGGCAGTGATAACGTCGGTATCAAAGCGCTCAAAGAAGGCGGCCAAATTCCCGGCGCGCTGGCTGGCAGCGGCACTGGCGCCGGCCCTTTCGGCGTACCCGGCGGCAGCCGTAGCGGCACCGGCATCGTCGGCGGTGGCACCGGCACCGGTACGGGCGGCGGCGGCGCCACGGGGCTCAAGGGAATTCCGGCGGCGGATTACGGTAATTATTTGAACCAGCTAAAAAAACGCGTCGAGTCGGCGTGGAAGTATCCGGATAATATTTCCGGCGTGCAAAAAGTTGCCATCCGCTTCATTCTCGACCGCGCCGGCAAACTGACGCTCTCGGAAGTATTGGAGTCGTCAGATACGCGCTTGAACGCCAGCGCCTTAGACGCGATCCGGCGCGCTTCGCCGTTTCCAGCGATCCCCGACAGTTTAAAAGATCTCGCCAACGAGCCGATGATCATCCGCTTCGAAGTCGCCATCCGCGTGCGCGGTTAGGCGCTCATTTCGTTGCATTAATTTTGATTTAAGGTAATCATCTTCCGAACCTTCGGAAGGAACAGAAATGCAGCAGCAGGGTCTCGATCTTCTCGACATCATTCATAAAGGCGCCATTGCGACTTATCCGTTAATTTTGTTGTCGGTGCTCAGCGTCACCGTCGTGCTCGAGCGCTTTTGGTCGCTGAAAAATTTGAGCTCGATCACTTTGCGCATCACCGAATCGCTGCTCGATCCGCTGCGCAAGGGCCAGCGCGATCTCGCCATCGCCATGTGCAAGCAGCACAACGATTGTCCGGTGGGAAGAATCGTTCTTAATATCCTCAACCACGACAGCGCCGCCCACCCGGAACTCACCAACAGCGTCGCTGTCGAAGCGATGTTCGAGGAGGCCCAACGGCTGAAGAAAAATCTCTGGATTCTCGG
This region includes:
- a CDS encoding TVP38/TMEM64 family protein; protein product: MSDQRRRLAIRGLIFIVLVALLFFFSRYIPRPFSAFAPASEDLDDFEGIYASSDKLSKFLQNLGPYSPAVFVLLQVLQVVAAPVPGELTGVAGGYVYGETVGFLLSTVGLSLGSWLAFELASILGRPFVERFVKRDVLEKFNFLTSSTGVVICFVLFLFPGFPKDYLCYVLGLSRMKVGTFLFVSIIGRIPGTYLLTMQGATIANQQYSTFAIISVASVAILGVAYFYRNQIFDWVKRREEPK
- a CDS encoding undecaprenyl-diphosphate phosphatase, with protein sequence MNSWTIAAVLGVVEGVTEFLPVSSTGHLIIAGHMLGFVGDKASSFEVAIQLGAILSVVFLYWHRFAGLMPISGQSLLGSGSNLKGWPGILRIVMATFPALSIAFVARHAIKERLFNPEAVSVALLVGGVAILLVERSIAQRRSVALEDISLMQAFGIGLFQVLALWPGTSRAAATIVGGMLLGLDRKGAAEFSFLIAVPVLCAASGYELIKMRGQLAGEDLVALGIGFVISFVVAFITVKGFVSFLSRGRLAPFAWYRIVVSPIFYFLTRGTGL
- a CDS encoding glycosyltransferase family 39 protein, which codes for MINIVQISNSQTAIAEHDDRFDRLASWLPWIVFACAIFILFFQLGAAPLFEPDEGRNSEKAREILVLQDWVTPHDNFHPVLDKPIFFYWLIALSLKLLGISEWAARLPSALAALGCVGLVYFFARDHWGRWPALWSALILLTSAEFFILARIVIFDMPLTFFLTLALCAFYDAGHCENLQRRRGMCLLLYSALGAATLIKGLIGIVVPGMVIFAYLLLTRQWAMLRRIYLLPGVLLFLLLVLPWYLEVGARHDGYLRYYFWDEHFGRFASDEFDRSQPWYYFIVVGLVGLFPWTLLLPTLLAGWRRKALDDKTLFVVLWAALPLLFFSLSRSKLPHYILPIFPALSLLIAVPLVNLCRESPKKAQRALLLTLGCHGLVACYFVIGIVYPAILPRTIGSGVSVLTHPVWLYGIMVAITLTLLACWQATRKTFRQEQLFVVQACALVASLAFVAQVISAPASARSAKGLAEKAAAMVRPDTQVVFYDTFQSGMAFYLRAEKPLWVVTYRNKKRTFLGNFYALGKRAEPIGPRGRALLDFDEFREQWKSVKRPMVILVKEKNRARLEAEIGAAPKQVGMVNDYVVLWKP
- a CDS encoding energy transducer TonB, whose protein sequence is MLDNTSSEWGESELSSLFRSRFLFSSLLFHALLFYVALHAGSLALPKAENNPPISVQLMEVRSGLDTKSIGPGQGAGGPRTMPKLGVPIPPAERVGKIDSGSVETNVPAPTTNNVEAVPPPKPVALPGPKVLALDTRREAINSKETSADSLVRLPTKESATHLPANAAADLDAHQRSLAALKGGSDNVGIKALKEGGQIPGALAGSGTGAGPFGVPGGSRSGTGIVGGGTGTGTGGGGATGLKGIPAADYGNYLNQLKKRVESAWKYPDNISGVQKVAIRFILDRAGKLTLSEVLESSDTRLNASALDAIRRASPFPAIPDSLKDLANEPMIIRFEVAIRVRG
- a CDS encoding MotA/TolQ/ExbB proton channel family protein, with the protein product MQQQGLDLLDIIHKGAIATYPLILLSVLSVTVVLERFWSLKNLSSITLRITESLLDPLRKGQRDLAIAMCKQHNDCPVGRIVLNILNHDSAAHPELTNSVAVEAMFEEAQRLKKNLWILGTVASSAPFIGLLGTVVGIIKSFESMAVAGTGGFAVVAAGISEALVATALGLGVAIIAVIFYNYFQTRIASLNGLFRIQVGKVIHSISI